From the Daphnia magna isolate NIES linkage group LG3, ASM2063170v1.1, whole genome shotgun sequence genome, one window contains:
- the LOC116919700 gene encoding formimidoyltransferase-cyclodeaminase, protein MSKIVECVPNFSEGRDPQIIEAISSAIRATANVTLLDVDPGTSTNRTVYTFVGSPSDVVEAALAASRVAYQLIDMARHKGEHPRMGALDVCPFIPVQGVDVDDCVQCAKEFGRRLADELSLPVYLYGMAAEKGAHRISLPQIRAGEYEAIKDKINKDEWKPDFGPCEFVSRWGATATGVRKFLIAFNINVLGTKEQAHRIALNLREQGRGSNEPGRLKAVQGIGWWLEEAQMAQISLNLTDHDVTPIHAAYEEARNDAHQLNVAIMGSEIVGLVPLKAILQAADYYIEKEKLMLLEEEQKVRLAIDRLGLGALHPFHPKERIIEYRLNVTNVGPLARLSVEKFILSVGARTSAPGGGSVAALLAALGCGLSTMVGQMTYGKRQFEVVDSTIRRLLPPLHDAMIHSIPMIDADTDAFNDYMMAMKLSPVGGGREAAMEAGLRQAIDVPLHLAKHVDAVWQTLVEMAAVGNINCKSDLQVAARCLKTAVQSARDNVIINLSNAHLKDETYKTETRQAIDRVAETARAQCRQVLDILEKRSQ, encoded by the exons atgtcgaAAATCGTCGAATGCGTACCAAACTTTTCCGAAGGTCGTGACCCGCAG ATAATCGAAGCCATATCGTCTGCTATACGAGCCACAGCCAACGTCACACTACTCGATGTCGATCCGGGCACTTCAACAAACCGCACC GTTTATACGTTTGTCGGTTCGCCATCTGATGTGGTCGAAGCGGCTTTGGCTGCTAGTCGTGTCGCTTATCAACTCATCGACATGGCTCGTCACAAAG gtGAACATCCGCGTATGGGAGCACTCGACGTCTGTCCCTTCATCCCCGTTCAG GGCGTCGATGTCGACGATTGTGTCCAATGCGCGAAAGAATTTGGACGTCGACTGGCCGATGAACTCTCACTGCCCGTCTACCTGTACGGAATGGCTGCGGAAAAGGGGGCCCATCGCATCAGCCTGCCGCAAATCAGGGCCGGCGAATACGAAGCCATCAAAGACAAG ATCAACAAGGACGAATGGAAACCAGATTTCGGGCCATGTGAGTTTGTTTCACGATGGGGGGCGACGGCCACGGGCGTCCGGAAATTTCTCATCGCCTTCAATATTAACGTGCTGGGCACGAAGGAGCAGGCGCATCGCATAGCGCTGAATCTGCGTGAACAAGGAAGAGGTTCAAATGAGCCTGGACGACTCAAGGCCGTCCAGGGCATCGGTTGGTGGCTCGAAGAGGCTCAAATGGCTCAAATTTCTCTCAACTTGACGGATCACGATGTGACGCCCATCCACGCGGCCTACGAGGAGGCACGCAACGACGCCCACCAACTGAACGTGGCCATCATGGGCTCGGAGATTGTCGGCCTCGTTCCTCTCAAGGCCATTTTGCAAGCGGCCGACTATTACatcgaaaaagagaaattgatgCTGTTGGAAGAAGAGCAAAAGGTTCGATTGGCCATCGACCGTCTCGGCTTGGGGGCACTTCATCCTTTTCATCCAAA GGAGAGGATTATCGAATATCGACTGAATGTCACCAATGTCGGTCCTCTTGCTCGGCTTTCTGTTGAGAAATTCATTTTGAGTGTCGGTGCCCGGACTTCTGCGCCCGGCGGAGGCTCCGTCGCAGCCCTTTTAGCCGCGTTG GGTTGCGGCTTGTCGACGATGGTGGGCCAAATGACTTATGGCAAACGCCAATTCGAAGTGGTCGACTCAACCATTCGTCGTTTATTGCCGCCGTTGCACGACGCCATGATTCATTCGATTCCAATGATCGACGCCGACACAGATGCCTTCAACGACTACATG ATGGCCATGAAACTGTCACCAGTTGGTGGCGGACGGGAGGCGGCCATGGAAGCTGGATTGCGCCAGGCCATAGACGTTCCTCTTCATTTAGCCAAACACGTCGACGCTGTCTGGCAAACGCTCGTCGAAATGGCAGCCGTTGGCAACATCAATTGCAAGTCTGATTTGCAG GTGGCAGCTCGTTGCTTGAAAACTGCCGTCCAATCGGCTAGAGACAACGTCATCATTAACTTGTCAAACGCCCACTTAAAGGACGAAACGTACAAGACGGAAACGCGCCAAGCGATCGATCGAGTTGCTGAAACGGCCCGCGCTCAATGTCGACAGGTGTTGGACATTTTGGAAAAGAGGAGCCAataa
- the LOC116919696 gene encoding SET and MYND domain-containing protein 4 gives MDEIDGLGQLTDYRRLCSDLTLQTKKEGFFKDYLASIVDQVSEEEFQEFSKQQTDYDRIRYCWTLPALHKTMKSFRPSYRGKSADDSAKRREQGNEAFKEKDYRKALVMYNQSVAYAPYSSLLEKTTLALALANRSAVLVHLKEYRLAVRDIQLSLQSNYPEKQRYKLYDRMGYCHQQLGEPAKARVAYTVALDCLAESDLELHALENWRQTVEKSRSKLASSSNPSNQPTTTVNELPELLGGAHPTIPNASRNLSLKVDDNCGRYYVAADDIKPGQTLVCEKPYAACLLPGKFTSHCHHCFVRLIAPLACVTCRGVFYCSVECRDEAGSTYHQYECGIVDILTASGSSILSWIALRILTKGKLEDFLAAREQLEKGDGMRLAQQRADDYSCIYHLATLSHLRSDKDFFDRTFMALFLFQCLRASGFLPTRHRYEEDALNITDDEIFVASLLLRHLQLLQFNAHEIHEFVQLNEKNMRSTKTAYIGVGIYPTVAFFNHSCRPDVARYFLGTAMVITSSRSIRRGQMVAENYGPIFTHKHLADRQQSLLGRYWFQCQCPACKNDWPIYDGMPDMESVLICCPLCRGSLQSVNSSYARCTKCKKQSLWEAIRRPVDEISSLYQTGMRIMDLGQVDKAIHVLGLYIEMMETLVEDLPIRELFLAQEALRLCLGTYGTKYVATSHLSFKAAAGNPDNKTNA, from the exons ATGGATGAAATTGATGGACTTGGTCAGCTCACCGATTACCGCCGACTTTGCAGTGATCTCACGTTGCAGACGAAAAAGGAAGGATTTTTTAAG GATTATTTGGCGTCCATTGTTGATCAAGTGAGCGAGGAGGAATTTCAAGAATTCAGCAAACAACAAACGGATTATGATCGCATTCGCTATTGCTGGACTCTTCCAGCGTTGCACAAAACGATGAAGAGCTTCCGGCCTTCTTATCGCGGTAAATCGGCCGATGACTCAGCCAAACGACGTGAGCAAGGCAACGaagcttttaaagaaaaagattatCGCAAAGCCTTGGTCATGTACAATCAGAGCGTCGCCTACGCCCCATACA GTTCGTTGTTGGAGAAGACGACGTTGGCGTTGGCGTTGGCTAATCGTTCGGCTGTCCTGGTCCATTTGAAAGAATATCGACTGGCTGTTCGCGATATCCAACTGTCCCTGCAATCCAACTACCCCGAAAAGCAGCGCTACAAACTGTACGATCGAATGGGCTATTGCCACCAGCAACTGGGCGAGCCGGCCAAAGCTCGCGTGGCTTACACCGTGGCGTTAGATTGTCTTGCAGAGAGCGATTTGGAGTTGCACGCGTTGGAAAATTGGCGTCAAACGGTCGAAAAGAGTCGATCAAAATTAGCATCGAGCAGCAATCCGTCAAACCAGCCGACAACGACCGTGAACGAGCTGCCTGAATTGCTGGGTGGGGCCCATCCTACCATTCCGAACGCATCGCGGAACTTATCTTTGAAAGTGGACGACAATTGCGGCCGTTATTACGTGGCAGCAGACGATATCAAACCGGGTCAGACGTTGGTGTGCGAGAAACCGTACGCTGCGTGTCTCCTTCCTGGAAAATTTACAAGTCATTGTCATCACTGCTTCGTTCG ATTGATCGCCCCGTTGGCATGTGTGACGTGTCGTGGCGTCTTTTATTGCAGCGTCGAATGCAGAGATGAGGCCGGCTCCACTTACCACCAATACGAAT GTGGGATCGTGGATATTTTGACAGCGTCTGGCTCCTCCATCCTTTCGTGGATTGCCTTGAGGATTTTGACGAAAGGCAAATTGGAAGATTTCCTTGCAGCGCGCGAGCAGCTGGAAAAGGGAGACGGGATGAGGCTTGCCCAGCAGCGAGCAGACGATTACAGTTGCATCTATCATCTTGCCACGTTGTCTCACCTGCGTTCAGACAAGGATTTTTTCGATCGCACTTTTATGGCTTTGTTCCTGTTCCAGTGTCTGAGAGCCTCTGGATTTCTACCGACACGCCATCGTTACGAAGAAGACGCACTCAACATCACCGACGATGAAATTTTCGTAGCTTCTTTGCTTCTGCGTCACTTGCAGCTTTTACAGTTCAACGCGCACGAAATTCATGAATTTGT gcAACTCAACGAGAAGAATATGAGGAGCACGAAAACAGCCTACATTGGCGTGGGCATTTATCCG ACGGTGGCCTTTTTTAATCACAGCTGTCGACCGGATGTGGCAAG GTATTTTCTGGGCACGGCCATGGTTATCACTTCATCACGTTCCATTCGTCGTGGTCAAATGGTGGCCGAAAATTACGGCCCCATTTTTACTCACAAACATCTGGCCGATCGACAGCAAAGTCTTCTAGGAAGGTATTGGTTTCAATGCCAATGTCCCGCCTGCAAAAACGATTGGCCAATCTACGATGGCATGCCCGACATGGAATCGGTCCTGATTTGCTGTCCGCTATGTCGAGGATCTCTTCAATCCGTCAACTCGTCCTACGCTCGGTGCACAAAGTGCAAGAAGCAATCGCTGTGGGAAGCCATTCGACGGCCTGTAGACGAAATCTCTTCGCTCTACCAAACGGGCATGCGGATCATGGACTTGGGACAAGTGGACAAAGCCATCCACGTCCTTGGCTTATACATTGAAATGATGGAGACGTTGGTGGAAGACTTGCCTATTCGCGAACTGTTTCTGGCGCAAGAAGCTCTTCGTTTGTGTCTGGGCACCTATGGCACCAAATACGTGGCCACGTCGCATCTCTCGTTTAAAGCAGCTGCCGGCAATCCCGACAACAAGACCAACGCGTAA